The following are encoded in a window of Amycolatopsis lexingtonensis genomic DNA:
- a CDS encoding amidohydrolase family protein, translated as MDGPLWRELHAVFFADALDHAPTRSWLDTLLTHRIGHRYWRRVIEIRDGLLQLSPQLVDAGWFLGGVADGEAELRARVRQNAALGADVIKVMASGGQITPNSPKMWHSQFAAAELAAIVDEAQQSGLPVAAHAHGTDAIAAAADAGVATIEHCTWLREGGGGYDLRDDVAAKIAERGIFACVAWPSDWRGFMNRLGTARADQVVDRFAWMAAHGIRMIPGTDAGAGTSGFDDYAGALQLYEHLGLDRAVIIEMATTTSAEALGLGGRTGQLTPGLSADLLVTAGDPLVDLANLGRLQLVVVRGQATSMVAE; from the coding sequence CTGGACGGCCCGCTGTGGCGGGAGCTGCACGCGGTGTTCTTCGCCGACGCCCTCGACCACGCACCGACCCGGTCTTGGCTGGACACGCTGCTCACCCACCGGATCGGCCACCGGTACTGGCGGCGTGTGATCGAGATCCGGGACGGCCTCCTGCAGCTCAGCCCCCAGCTCGTCGACGCGGGCTGGTTCCTCGGCGGCGTCGCCGACGGCGAAGCCGAACTCCGAGCGCGAGTGCGGCAGAACGCCGCGCTCGGCGCGGACGTCATCAAGGTCATGGCTTCCGGCGGCCAGATCACCCCGAACTCCCCGAAGATGTGGCACAGCCAGTTCGCGGCCGCCGAGCTGGCCGCCATCGTCGACGAAGCCCAGCAGTCCGGCTTACCCGTCGCGGCCCACGCCCACGGTACGGACGCGATCGCGGCCGCCGCCGATGCCGGCGTCGCCACCATCGAGCACTGCACCTGGCTACGCGAAGGCGGAGGCGGCTACGACCTTCGCGACGACGTCGCGGCGAAGATCGCCGAACGCGGCATCTTCGCCTGCGTGGCCTGGCCCTCGGACTGGCGCGGCTTCATGAACCGCCTCGGGACCGCGCGCGCCGATCAGGTCGTCGACCGGTTCGCGTGGATGGCCGCCCACGGCATCCGGATGATCCCGGGCACCGACGCCGGGGCCGGGACCTCGGGCTTCGACGACTACGCCGGTGCCCTCCAGCTCTACGAACACCTCGGCTTGGACCGCGCGGTCATCATCGAGATGGCTACGACGACCAGTGCCGAGGCGCTGGGTCTCGGCGGCAGGACCGGCCAGCTCACGCCGGGCCTCTCCGCAGATCTGCTGGTCACGGCCGGCGATCCCCTCG
- a CDS encoding ATP-binding protein: MVVAERGSGSRHHLIVVADVESFGDPSRTAPHLQAVRDGLDTVMQAAFAAAQVTWENCYREMRGDAVVALVPADTDKTAFVESVLPTLVTRLRVHNDTHPDPQRLRLRVALHAGEVGYDTHGISSAALIRTFRLCDAPPLKAALAASPGVLAVIASDVLFDDVIRHTPATAPATWRPVPVTVKEADTTGWITLPDHPYSPNPIPPGRGGRGAGQLHFGSRRGSGVVVPRQLPAAVRDFAGRAGHLAALDALAPPDPDHHNLDEPETRSVVITAVDGAGGIGKTTLALHWAHRNQHRFPDGTLHMNLRGYGPGTPATPSEALSGFLRALGIAARAIPADTEEQSALLRSLLAGKRMLMVLDNARSPEQIRPLLPGTPGCMVLVTSRDSLNGLVVTDAAHRLTLDLLDIPEAHTLVTGILGAQRAAAEPDAVADLIRLCARLPLALRIAATRAAAHPHHSVADVVTDLADDHTRLDILSDTGDERAAIRAVFDWSYQQLPPEHARLFRRLGLHPGPDLTLPAAAALARQSPADTRPQLAALAAAHLIEPTANGRYRFHDLLRAYAADQATHHDTADDRHRAIESLLTWYTHTSHTADQLVHPWFGQMPAVVAEPDHQHPVPDIDQAWAWLTCERTNILAALQYAADHQLHHHTIPLAYACRFLRSAGSLQEELEACSLGVTAAQKAGNRAQEESLVALRGEIASSLGAWDQAREDIDRSAALAEHLDDGARRGWNLNDRGLMFLRQGEFEKSLRWLGKALPLSRGIDSGRMEAVVEGNLSAAHTGLGQYGLALEHGERGLLLRQQVGDHTGEAYALTQLARAWRGLQAPKQAIQLCREAIDIGRSAPINRDKTIAEPLDVLATCLHDVGHTEKAIACWQEAATVYDDTGYPDLATEIRQRIQDAQTTP, from the coding sequence ATGGTGGTGGCGGAGCGGGGGTCGGGGTCGCGGCATCATTTGATCGTGGTCGCGGATGTCGAAAGCTTCGGGGACCCAAGCCGGACGGCGCCACACCTGCAGGCGGTACGCGATGGGCTCGACACGGTCATGCAGGCAGCGTTCGCCGCAGCCCAGGTGACATGGGAGAACTGCTACCGCGAGATGCGCGGAGACGCCGTCGTCGCGCTTGTACCGGCAGATACCGACAAAACGGCGTTCGTGGAAAGTGTGCTACCAACGCTGGTCACGCGGCTGCGGGTGCACAACGACACCCACCCCGACCCGCAACGGCTGAGACTGCGGGTCGCGCTGCACGCCGGCGAAGTCGGCTACGACACCCACGGCATCTCCTCCGCCGCACTGATCCGAACATTCCGACTATGCGACGCCCCGCCGCTGAAAGCGGCGCTGGCCGCCTCACCGGGAGTGCTGGCAGTGATCGCCTCCGACGTCCTGTTCGACGACGTCATCCGCCACACCCCCGCCACTGCACCCGCCACCTGGCGCCCCGTCCCGGTCACGGTGAAAGAAGCCGACACCACCGGCTGGATCACTCTCCCCGACCACCCCTACTCACCCAACCCCATACCGCCAGGTAGAGGCGGCCGAGGCGCCGGTCAACTCCATTTCGGCTCCAGGCGGGGCTCGGGCGTTGTGGTTCCGCGGCAACTGCCCGCTGCAGTGCGGGACTTCGCCGGCCGCGCCGGACACCTGGCCGCACTCGACGCCCTGGCCCCACCCGACCCCGACCACCACAACCTCGATGAACCGGAAACTCGGTCGGTAGTGATCACCGCCGTCGACGGGGCCGGCGGGATCGGCAAGACCACCCTTGCGCTGCACTGGGCCCACCGCAACCAGCACCGGTTCCCCGACGGCACGCTGCACATGAATCTGCGCGGCTACGGCCCCGGTACTCCGGCCACACCAAGTGAGGCGCTAAGCGGATTCCTGCGCGCCCTCGGTATCGCGGCCCGCGCCATTCCCGCCGACACCGAGGAGCAATCGGCGCTCCTGCGGTCCCTGCTGGCAGGCAAACGAATGCTGATGGTCCTGGACAACGCCCGCAGCCCCGAGCAGATCCGGCCCCTCCTTCCCGGCACACCCGGCTGCATGGTCCTGGTAACCAGCCGCGACAGCCTCAACGGACTGGTAGTCACCGACGCCGCCCACCGCCTCACCCTCGACCTGCTCGACATACCCGAAGCACACACTCTCGTCACCGGCATCCTCGGTGCCCAGCGGGCCGCCGCCGAACCCGACGCCGTCGCCGACCTCATCCGGCTGTGCGCCCGGCTACCGCTGGCGCTCCGGATCGCCGCCACCCGCGCCGCCGCCCACCCCCACCACAGCGTCGCCGACGTGGTCACCGACCTGGCCGACGACCACACCCGCCTCGACATCCTCAGCGACACCGGCGACGAACGCGCCGCCATCCGCGCCGTATTCGACTGGTCCTACCAGCAACTCCCACCCGAACACGCACGACTATTCCGGCGCCTCGGCCTGCACCCCGGGCCCGATCTCACCCTGCCCGCCGCCGCCGCACTCGCCCGTCAATCCCCCGCCGACACCCGGCCCCAACTAGCCGCGCTCGCCGCCGCACACCTGATCGAACCCACCGCGAACGGCCGATACCGGTTCCACGACCTGCTCCGCGCCTACGCCGCCGACCAGGCCACGCACCACGACACAGCCGACGACCGCCATCGCGCCATCGAATCCCTGCTCACCTGGTACACCCACACCAGCCATACAGCAGACCAGCTTGTCCACCCCTGGTTCGGACAGATGCCGGCGGTCGTGGCCGAACCTGATCACCAGCATCCCGTCCCGGACATCGACCAGGCGTGGGCCTGGCTCACCTGCGAACGCACAAATATCCTGGCGGCGTTGCAGTATGCCGCCGACCACCAACTCCACCACCACACCATCCCACTCGCTTACGCCTGTCGCTTCCTCCGCTCCGCAGGCAGCCTGCAAGAAGAGCTCGAAGCTTGCAGTCTGGGAGTCACCGCAGCCCAGAAGGCCGGCAACCGCGCACAAGAAGAAAGCCTTGTGGCCCTTCGGGGAGAGATAGCGTCTTCGCTCGGCGCTTGGGACCAGGCTCGAGAGGACATCGACCGCTCAGCGGCTCTCGCCGAACACCTCGATGATGGCGCCCGCCGGGGCTGGAATCTCAACGACCGCGGGCTGATGTTCCTGCGCCAGGGCGAGTTCGAAAAGTCGCTGCGGTGGCTCGGCAAGGCGTTGCCGCTGAGCAGGGGAATTGACTCTGGACGCATGGAGGCAGTCGTGGAAGGCAACCTCAGCGCCGCCCATACTGGCCTCGGCCAGTATGGGCTCGCTCTCGAGCACGGCGAGCGCGGCCTACTCCTGCGACAACAGGTTGGAGACCACACCGGTGAAGCGTACGCATTGACTCAGTTGGCACGTGCCTGGCGAGGACTGCAGGCACCCAAGCAAGCTATCCAGCTGTGCCGAGAGGCCATCGACATCGGCCGCAGCGCGCCCATCAACCGCGACAAAACCATCGCGGAACCGCTGGATGTCCTCGCCACCTGCCTCCACGACGTCGGCCACACCGAAAAGGCGATCGCTTGCTGGCAAGAAGCCGCCACCGTCTACGACGACACCGGTTACCCCGACCTCGCTACCGAAATCCGCCAGCGCATCCAGGACGCCCAAACCACGCCCTAG
- a CDS encoding NucA/NucB deoxyribonuclease domain-containing protein — translation MSRSLRFLLSFFLITTASAVVAPAAVAAQAPPFFIVEKDRVTPVPAGDGQAKNQFGAPMDTLTQRLARERTFTTQLFNKDGSATVVPGQPRAAAAVSPDECLEIDTGEPNFQHKDRFSSCRTYGFGIGRPEDGSLTFLVTTAYTAATDGTQGIRADVYIHDGQVEGNPPPEWYGTQVGIQVMCSAISTSCSTSDMTLKTMGEWVTGEHRFWQTITPSGTTTARDGKAFYEVGQTFYDPVTNTRPVIDRTDFFRCDTATYIPGAAQGCVFTARTPVMNFGPVRSKYPDIVDHIAAAQYHPETTKPGTFTLIPGSVEADTPLTRLYPAYDTATYNRNHAKAVATCVEFWGTGYTQGGTLDCDEYPFRSTYQGAAYSDNGGTVGYSAKPIALSQNRSAGNDVGTFYKDYRILDSDGYFVSAT, via the coding sequence GTGAGTAGATCGTTGCGCTTTTTACTGTCCTTTTTCTTGATTACGACCGCGTCCGCGGTCGTGGCGCCGGCCGCCGTCGCAGCGCAAGCGCCGCCGTTCTTCATCGTGGAGAAAGACCGCGTCACCCCGGTGCCTGCCGGCGATGGTCAGGCGAAGAACCAGTTCGGCGCGCCGATGGACACCCTGACACAGCGCCTCGCCCGGGAGCGCACGTTCACCACCCAGCTGTTCAACAAGGACGGCTCTGCCACCGTCGTACCCGGGCAGCCACGCGCGGCTGCCGCGGTCAGCCCCGATGAGTGCCTCGAGATCGACACCGGCGAGCCGAACTTCCAGCACAAGGACCGGTTCTCCAGCTGCCGCACCTACGGGTTCGGCATCGGCCGACCCGAGGACGGTTCGCTGACCTTCCTGGTCACCACCGCCTACACCGCAGCCACCGACGGCACCCAAGGCATCCGCGCCGACGTGTACATCCATGACGGCCAGGTGGAAGGCAACCCGCCGCCGGAGTGGTATGGCACCCAGGTCGGGATCCAGGTCATGTGCAGCGCGATCAGCACCAGCTGCTCCACCTCCGACATGACACTCAAGACCATGGGCGAATGGGTCACCGGCGAACACCGCTTCTGGCAGACCATCACCCCCAGCGGCACCACCACCGCCCGCGACGGCAAAGCCTTCTACGAGGTCGGCCAGACCTTCTACGACCCGGTCACCAACACCCGCCCGGTCATCGACCGCACCGACTTCTTCCGCTGCGACACCGCCACCTACATCCCCGGCGCCGCCCAAGGATGCGTGTTCACCGCCCGCACCCCGGTCATGAACTTCGGCCCCGTCCGCAGCAAGTACCCCGACATCGTCGACCACATCGCCGCGGCCCAGTACCACCCGGAAACCACCAAACCCGGCACCTTCACCCTCATCCCCGGCTCCGTCGAGGCCGACACCCCGCTGACCCGGCTCTACCCCGCCTACGACACCGCCACCTACAACCGCAATCACGCCAAAGCCGTCGCCACCTGCGTCGAATTCTGGGGAACCGGCTACACCCAAGGCGGTACCCTCGACTGCGACGAATACCCGTTCCGCTCCACCTACCAAGGCGCCGCCTACAGCGACAACGGCGGCACCGTCGGCTACTCCGCCAAACCGATCGCCCTGTCCCAGAACCGCAGCGCCGGCAACGACGTCGGCACCTTCTACAAGGACTACCGGATTCTCGACAGCGACGGCTACTTCGTAAGCGCAACCTGA
- a CDS encoding MFS transporter — translation MKTVAGTPGRIAPGWRYLTPLVLGSALNPINSSVLATALVAIGQAFRVNAASAAGLVAALYLASAIGQPAMGKLAERFGARKTFLSGLVLVAAGGLLGALAENFTLLLIARAVLGIGTAAGYPTAMMLVRRWAAENPGGRAEGAIGALAIAGQTSATIGLPLGGLLVAFGGWRVTFLINVPLALLTLATALRWLPRRSRERESSVPLARALDLPGMALFAAAIASLIVFLQDLHHPRWVLAGLVVVLGAVLLWWETRAAHPFIDVRMLVRNRALSATYVRVAIMFLLSYCILYGFTQWLEQGRHLTASTAGYVMVPMSVVAALLAIPFSRGGKVRTCLLATGIAAVVGPACLLTFHATTPIWLLIAVTMAFAVISGLGVIGNQAALYHQAPAETIGVAAGLLRTFTYIGAILSSSLIGVAYGERASDEGLHTVALVLTVLGAVLLVLTALALRQLPRSQDAGDAKSDRAEKP, via the coding sequence GTGAAGACCGTCGCCGGGACGCCCGGCCGGATCGCTCCCGGGTGGCGGTACCTGACTCCCCTCGTCCTCGGCTCGGCGCTCAACCCGATCAACAGTTCCGTGCTCGCCACCGCGCTGGTCGCCATCGGTCAGGCGTTCCGCGTCAACGCGGCGTCGGCAGCCGGCCTGGTCGCGGCGCTCTACCTGGCCAGCGCGATCGGTCAGCCGGCGATGGGCAAGCTCGCCGAACGGTTCGGGGCGCGGAAGACGTTCCTGTCCGGCCTGGTACTGGTCGCGGCGGGCGGGCTCCTCGGCGCGCTGGCGGAGAACTTCACGCTTTTGCTGATTGCCCGGGCAGTCCTCGGCATCGGCACGGCCGCGGGCTACCCGACGGCGATGATGCTGGTCCGCCGCTGGGCGGCCGAGAACCCCGGCGGCCGCGCCGAGGGCGCGATCGGCGCCCTCGCGATCGCGGGCCAGACGAGCGCGACGATCGGCCTCCCCCTGGGCGGCCTGCTGGTCGCGTTCGGCGGCTGGCGCGTGACCTTCCTGATCAACGTCCCCCTGGCGCTGCTGACCTTGGCCACGGCCCTGCGCTGGCTCCCCCGCCGCTCCCGCGAACGCGAGTCGTCGGTCCCCCTCGCCCGCGCCCTCGACCTGCCCGGCATGGCGCTGTTCGCCGCCGCCATCGCGAGCCTGATCGTGTTCCTCCAGGACCTGCACCACCCGCGCTGGGTGCTGGCGGGGCTGGTGGTGGTCCTCGGCGCCGTGCTGCTCTGGTGGGAAACCCGGGCCGCACACCCGTTCATCGACGTCCGGATGCTGGTGCGCAACCGCGCTTTGTCGGCTACCTACGTCCGCGTGGCGATCATGTTCCTGCTGAGCTATTGCATCCTGTACGGGTTCACCCAGTGGCTCGAGCAAGGACGCCACCTCACCGCGTCCACAGCCGGCTACGTCATGGTGCCGATGTCCGTGGTCGCAGCACTCCTGGCCATCCCCTTCTCGCGCGGCGGCAAGGTCCGGACCTGCCTGCTGGCCACGGGTATCGCCGCGGTCGTCGGACCGGCCTGTCTGCTCACATTCCACGCGACGACGCCGATCTGGTTGCTGATCGCGGTCACGATGGCGTTCGCGGTGATCTCGGGCCTCGGCGTCATCGGCAACCAGGCGGCGCTCTACCACCAGGCCCCCGCGGAGACGATCGGCGTCGCCGCCGGACTGCTGCGCACGTTCACCTACATCGGCGCGATCCTGTCGTCCAGCCTGATCGGAGTCGCCTACGGCGAACGGGCCTCCGACGAGGGGTTGCACACGGTGGCCCTCGTGCTCACCGTGCTCGGCGCGGTTCTGCTTGTACTGACCGCGCTCGCCCTACGCCAGTTGCCCCGAAGCCAGGATGCCGGAGACGCGAAGAGCGATCGGGCCGAAAAGCCGTAA
- a CDS encoding MarR family winged helix-turn-helix transcriptional regulator, with the protein MNEDTADPSAALAAGLDLAVQRFRARLRVEGLRLPVPWTRSQLVALDRIVRGTAVTTSELAAAEHMRPQSMAQIVSALEREGLIERRPDTADARRSLIEPTAKGREAVRTASALRNTWLADALDQELTGEERDLVPKLIEILDRLSATRTVRSRPAAPEER; encoded by the coding sequence ATGAACGAAGACACGGCAGACCCGTCGGCGGCCCTCGCCGCAGGCCTGGACCTGGCTGTCCAGCGCTTTCGCGCGCGCCTCCGGGTCGAAGGACTCCGGCTTCCGGTCCCCTGGACCAGGAGCCAGCTCGTCGCTTTGGACCGCATCGTCCGCGGCACCGCCGTTACGACGAGTGAGCTGGCCGCGGCCGAGCACATGCGCCCGCAGTCGATGGCTCAGATCGTCTCCGCGCTGGAGCGCGAGGGCCTGATCGAACGCCGTCCCGACACCGCCGACGCCCGACGGAGCCTGATCGAGCCGACCGCGAAGGGACGCGAAGCCGTCCGGACCGCGTCCGCCTTGCGGAACACATGGCTCGCCGACGCTCTGGACCAGGAGCTGACCGGCGAAGAACGCGATCTCGTGCCGAAGCTGATCGAAATCCTCGACCGGCTCTCCGCAACGCGCACCGTCCGTTCGCGCCCCGCGGCGCCGGAGGAGCGGTGA
- a CDS encoding SDR family NAD(P)-dependent oxidoreductase, producing the protein MDLQLTGKRALVTGSSSGLGEAIAGRLAAEGAEVVVHGRDVARAEKVAAAIRGQGGRTAVAIGDLATDEGAAAVAAAALADGPIDILVNNAGAYEHLSWTDATPEDWRNTYEGNVISGVRMIRHLVPQMRDRRWGRVITIGGGLATQPMQSHPQYNATLAARHNLAVSLARELKDTGVTSNVVAPGAILVESVKDLLTGIAPARGWGETWEEIERGAVRDIIPNDTGRFGKPEEIAAAVAYLCSPLADYVSGANLRVDGGLIRNVT; encoded by the coding sequence ATGGATCTTCAACTGACAGGCAAGCGGGCGCTCGTGACCGGGTCGAGCTCGGGTCTCGGCGAAGCCATCGCCGGCCGCCTCGCCGCGGAGGGTGCCGAGGTCGTGGTGCACGGCCGCGACGTCGCTCGTGCCGAAAAGGTCGCCGCGGCGATCCGGGGTCAGGGCGGCCGGACCGCCGTGGCCATCGGCGACCTGGCCACGGACGAGGGTGCCGCCGCCGTCGCGGCCGCCGCGCTGGCCGACGGCCCGATCGACATCCTGGTCAACAACGCGGGTGCGTACGAGCACCTGTCCTGGACGGACGCCACTCCCGAGGATTGGCGGAACACCTACGAGGGCAACGTGATCTCCGGCGTCCGGATGATCCGGCACCTCGTCCCGCAGATGCGGGACCGGCGGTGGGGCCGGGTGATCACCATCGGCGGCGGGCTGGCGACCCAGCCGATGCAGTCGCACCCCCAGTACAACGCCACGCTGGCGGCCCGGCACAACCTCGCCGTGTCGCTCGCCCGCGAGCTCAAGGACACCGGCGTGACGTCCAATGTGGTCGCCCCCGGCGCCATCCTGGTGGAATCGGTGAAGGACCTTCTCACCGGCATCGCCCCGGCCCGCGGCTGGGGCGAGACGTGGGAGGAAATCGAGCGCGGCGCGGTGCGGGACATCATCCCGAACGACACCGGCCGGTTCGGCAAGCCGGAAGAGATCGCCGCGGCGGTCGCCTACCTCTGCAGCCCGCTGGCCGACTACGTCAGTGGCGCCAACCTCCGGGTGGACGGCGGCCTGATCCGCAACGTCACCTGA
- a CDS encoding enoyl-CoA hydratase/isomerase family protein, protein MTDSEVRLDLRDDVAELVLAANAIDLDVGRQLAAATERLTRSDARVVLVRAEGPHFCVGGDVRAFAAHEADLASYVSQVAEVVHAAHRHLAALTVPVVCAAQGAVAGAGVGLAFGADLVLLGRSAKVRLAYTAIGLSPDNGASALLPRLVGPRRALELALTNRTLTADEARDWGLATAVIDDSALLGEARELAGRLAGMAPGALAATKRLVLAAANRSRDEQLDEEAGAITALAATCFARQAISAFARR, encoded by the coding sequence ATGACCGACAGCGAAGTGCGGCTCGACCTGCGCGACGACGTGGCCGAACTGGTCCTGGCCGCGAACGCGATCGACCTAGACGTCGGCCGGCAGCTCGCCGCGGCGACAGAGCGGCTCACCAGGTCGGACGCGCGAGTCGTTCTCGTCCGCGCCGAGGGACCACACTTCTGCGTCGGCGGCGACGTCCGCGCCTTCGCCGCGCACGAAGCCGATCTCGCGTCCTACGTCAGCCAGGTCGCCGAGGTCGTGCACGCCGCGCACCGCCACCTGGCGGCCCTGACGGTCCCAGTGGTCTGCGCCGCGCAGGGCGCCGTCGCCGGAGCCGGGGTAGGCCTGGCCTTCGGCGCCGACCTCGTGCTGCTCGGCCGCTCGGCGAAGGTCCGGCTCGCCTACACGGCGATCGGACTCTCGCCGGACAACGGTGCCAGCGCGCTGCTCCCCCGGCTCGTCGGCCCGCGCCGCGCACTCGAACTGGCGCTCACCAACCGGACGCTCACCGCGGACGAGGCCCGCGATTGGGGCCTCGCGACGGCCGTCATCGACGACTCCGCCCTCCTCGGCGAAGCACGGGAGCTGGCAGGCCGCCTCGCCGGGATGGCGCCCGGCGCTTTGGCGGCGACCAAGCGCCTCGTCCTCGCCGCGGCAAACAGGAGCCGGGACGAGCAACTCGACGAGGAAGCCGGAGCCATCACGGCGCTGGCCGCCACCTGCTTCGCCCGGCAAGCGATCTCAGCATTCGCCCGGCGCTGA
- a CDS encoding aromatic ring-hydroxylating dioxygenase subunit alpha has translation MLHPDVNERYSRVGRDTPAGALYRRYWLPVATETDLDANPVKRVRLLGEDLVLFRAETGELGLVAERCPHRGASLGYGFPDGAGLRCPYHGWKFSPQGECLEQPNQMPPSAQLQARARTTSYPVRALGGLIFAYLGESPAPALPRLDLFALEESPTRFRDIGYAVIPCNWLQIMENSFDPTHVEWLHGRLFNYHLERAGEEPTVLGGHHIKIGFDLVDYGIIKRRLREGQTEDDEDWKVGHPVYFPNILKVGGYGLSSFQIRVPMDDHHTLHFWYCYYDVPDEYANLVEEVRALPDTYEVKLQDADGNFLMDTIDSQDAMVWVTQGALTTRDDEHLSSSDQGIALYRNLLRSQLQANETGGAVMNVHDAATEGELIQLPQEKKELGIGGGGANPMASFLRTQGVHSPRLSTLTQRIDAVVRKAG, from the coding sequence ATGCTGCACCCAGACGTCAACGAGCGCTACAGCCGCGTCGGCCGCGACACGCCCGCCGGTGCGCTCTACCGGCGTTACTGGCTTCCGGTGGCCACCGAGACGGATCTCGACGCCAATCCGGTCAAGCGGGTCCGGTTGCTCGGGGAAGACCTGGTGCTGTTCCGCGCCGAGACGGGTGAGCTGGGCCTGGTGGCGGAGCGGTGCCCGCACCGCGGGGCGTCGCTCGGCTACGGGTTCCCGGACGGCGCCGGGCTGCGCTGCCCGTACCACGGTTGGAAGTTCTCCCCGCAGGGCGAGTGTCTGGAACAACCGAACCAGATGCCGCCGTCGGCTCAGTTGCAGGCGCGGGCGCGCACCACGAGCTACCCGGTCCGGGCGCTCGGCGGGCTGATCTTCGCCTACCTCGGGGAATCACCGGCGCCGGCGTTGCCGCGCCTGGACCTCTTCGCCCTCGAAGAGAGCCCGACGCGGTTCCGCGACATCGGCTACGCCGTGATCCCCTGCAACTGGCTGCAGATCATGGAGAACTCGTTCGACCCGACCCACGTCGAGTGGCTGCACGGACGGCTGTTCAACTACCACCTCGAGCGGGCGGGCGAAGAGCCGACCGTCCTCGGTGGACACCACATCAAGATCGGCTTCGACCTCGTCGACTACGGCATCATCAAACGCCGGCTGCGCGAGGGCCAGACCGAGGACGACGAGGACTGGAAGGTCGGCCACCCGGTCTACTTCCCGAACATCCTCAAGGTGGGCGGCTACGGCCTGAGTTCGTTCCAGATCCGCGTGCCGATGGACGACCACCACACGCTGCACTTCTGGTACTGCTACTACGACGTGCCCGACGAGTACGCGAACCTCGTCGAGGAGGTCCGCGCCCTGCCCGACACCTACGAGGTGAAGCTCCAGGACGCGGACGGCAACTTCCTGATGGACACCATCGACTCGCAGGACGCGATGGTGTGGGTGACCCAGGGCGCGCTGACCACCCGCGACGACGAGCACCTCAGCTCGTCGGACCAGGGCATCGCCCTCTACCGCAACCTGCTGCGCAGCCAGCTGCAGGCCAACGAGACCGGCGGCGCCGTGATGAACGTGCACGACGCGGCGACCGAAGGCGAGCTGATCCAGCTGCCGCAGGAGAAGAAGGAGCTCGGCATCGGCGGTGGCGGCGCCAACCCGATGGCTTCGTTCCTGCGGACGCAGGGCGTCCACAGCCCGCGGCTGAGCACGCTCACGCAGCGGATCGACGCCGTGGTGCGGAAGGCCGGCTGA
- a CDS encoding amidohydrolase family protein, with protein sequence MPRKIVDVHGHLVAPAELYAYREFLIGSRGHYGRRLKGFSESREGLGHGRTGVIPPEELKHFAEEHIAWLDKVGTDVQLVSARPYSLMHSEKPARIVHWWAQAVNDAIATQVQFYPQRLQGICNLPLVWGEPVSVVFEELERCVNELGFVGVLVNPDPSEGRAPMEVPGLGDEYWYPLYEKLVEYQLPMLVHSCGCVSLRENQSLHFISEESTAVMSLVQSDVFDVFPDLKVVVPHGGGAIPYQVGRFRGTYWQGTERGGTFDEAIRKLYYDTCLYSEEALALLVKVIGSDRVVFGTERPGDGSHKKTPTAGWADDIAGVLRGIPAHSEQDLDLMLGDTALDIYPRLRKNLEAAG encoded by the coding sequence ATGCCCCGAAAGATCGTCGACGTGCACGGCCACCTCGTCGCCCCCGCCGAGCTTTACGCCTACCGCGAGTTCCTGATCGGCAGCCGCGGGCACTACGGCCGCCGGCTGAAGGGGTTCTCCGAGTCGCGGGAGGGCCTCGGGCACGGCCGCACCGGCGTGATCCCGCCCGAGGAGCTCAAGCACTTCGCCGAGGAGCACATCGCCTGGCTGGACAAGGTCGGCACCGACGTCCAGCTGGTCTCCGCGCGGCCGTACAGCCTGATGCACTCGGAGAAGCCGGCGCGGATCGTGCACTGGTGGGCCCAGGCGGTGAACGACGCCATCGCGACCCAGGTGCAGTTCTACCCGCAGCGGCTGCAGGGCATCTGCAACCTGCCGCTGGTCTGGGGCGAGCCGGTCTCCGTCGTCTTCGAAGAGCTCGAGCGCTGCGTCAACGAGCTGGGCTTCGTCGGCGTGCTGGTCAACCCGGACCCGAGCGAGGGCCGCGCGCCGATGGAGGTCCCGGGCCTCGGCGACGAGTACTGGTACCCGCTGTACGAGAAGCTGGTGGAGTACCAGCTGCCGATGCTGGTGCACTCCTGCGGCTGCGTTTCCCTGCGCGAGAACCAGAGCCTGCACTTCATCTCCGAGGAGAGCACCGCGGTGATGTCGCTGGTGCAGTCGGATGTGTTCGACGTCTTCCCGGACCTCAAGGTCGTGGTGCCGCACGGCGGCGGCGCGATCCCGTACCAGGTGGGCCGGTTCCGTGGCACGTACTGGCAGGGCACCGAGCGCGGCGGGACGTTCGACGAGGCCATCCGGAAGCTCTACTACGACACCTGCCTCTACAGCGAGGAAGCGCTTGCTCTGCTGGTCAAGGTGATCGGCAGCGACCGCGTGGTGTTCGGCACCGAGCGGCCCGGCGACGGCTCGCACAAGAAGACGCCGACGGCCGGCTGGGCCGACGACATCGCCGGGGTCCTGCGCGGCATCCCCGCGCACTCGGAGCAGGACCTGGACCTGATGCTCGGCGACACCGCGCTGGACATCTACCCGCGCCTGCGCAAGAACCTGGAAGCGGCGGGCTGA